A DNA window from Paraflavitalea devenefica contains the following coding sequences:
- a CDS encoding enolase C-terminal domain-like protein, protein MKNAILRDKTGPLIKEMIITPIAIVDPPLLNAAGLHAPYALRTIVELITTDNISGISEIPGNIAIDAALESARELLIGKDPFQLNAIRYTLENAFGKETAAERGDAPWDQRKLVHIFSAIEVACMDIIGKVTGLPVVDILGGKMRDRVPFSAYLFYKYEGAGGEWGFGLDPTATGWSAARQAKALDPAGIVEQARAMCKEFGFQSIKLKGGVFEPRAEVDAIIALREAFGPGVPLRIDPNALWKVETAIEYGREMEGLLEYLEDPVRGQENMAKVRKSLNTPLATNMCTTSFEDIPTSISLGAEDIILSDHHFWGGLRASLELSRVCDIFGRGLSMHSNSHLGISLAAMVHLGAALPRLPYALDTHYPWQSDEVIAGGRFKFEEGAVAVPREPGLGVELDRASLARLHQNYLDCGLTKRDDQVEMQKVVPGWEFKAVRW, encoded by the coding sequence ATGAAAAACGCTATACTCCGGGATAAGACAGGTCCGTTGATCAAAGAAATGATCATCACCCCCATCGCTATTGTTGACCCACCCTTATTAAATGCCGCCGGCTTGCACGCCCCTTATGCACTCCGTACGATCGTAGAATTAATTACAACTGATAATATTTCCGGCATCAGTGAGATCCCGGGGAATATCGCCATTGATGCAGCCCTCGAATCGGCCAGGGAGTTGCTGATAGGAAAGGACCCGTTTCAACTGAATGCTATCCGGTATACGCTGGAAAATGCTTTTGGCAAAGAAACTGCCGCCGAGCGCGGCGACGCTCCCTGGGACCAGCGAAAGCTGGTGCATATTTTCAGCGCCATAGAAGTGGCCTGCATGGATATTATCGGTAAAGTGACAGGACTACCGGTGGTAGATATCCTGGGAGGAAAGATGCGGGACCGGGTACCTTTTTCCGCCTACCTTTTTTATAAGTACGAGGGAGCCGGCGGGGAATGGGGATTTGGCCTGGACCCAACTGCCACCGGATGGTCTGCTGCCCGCCAGGCAAAAGCGCTGGACCCTGCCGGGATTGTGGAACAGGCAAGGGCCATGTGTAAGGAATTCGGGTTTCAATCCATTAAACTGAAAGGCGGCGTCTTCGAGCCACGGGCAGAGGTAGACGCTATCATCGCACTGCGCGAAGCTTTCGGGCCCGGTGTTCCTTTACGTATTGATCCCAATGCTTTATGGAAAGTGGAAACGGCCATTGAATATGGCCGGGAAATGGAAGGGTTGCTCGAATACCTGGAAGACCCGGTAAGAGGACAGGAGAATATGGCAAAAGTGAGGAAGTCGCTGAATACGCCTTTGGCTACCAATATGTGCACGACCTCTTTCGAAGACATACCTACCAGTATTTCCCTTGGTGCAGAAGATATCATTTTGAGCGATCATCATTTTTGGGGAGGATTGCGTGCGTCCCTGGAACTTTCCAGGGTTTGTGACATTTTTGGAAGGGGGCTTTCCATGCACTCCAATAGTCATTTGGGTATATCCCTTGCCGCTATGGTGCATTTAGGCGCGGCTTTACCCCGGCTCCCTTATGCTTTGGACACCCATTATCCCTGGCAATCTGATGAAGTGATAGCAGGAGGACGGTTCAAGTTTGAGGAAGGAGCAGTTGCAGTACCCCGTGAGCCTGGATTGGGCGTAGAGCTGGACAGGGCATCGTTGGCCAGGTTGCACCAGAACTACCTGGATTGCGGCCTGACAAAGCGCGATGACCAGGTAGAAATGCAAAAAGTGGTTCCGGGTTGGGAGTTTAAAGCGGTACGCTGGTGA